The DNA segment CGACCTCGTCATGGAGAACGTCTCGGTGACCCAGGAGTGGCCCCACCGCCACGAGGCCGAGGCCGAACACGGCTTCGACCTCTACCAGGGCGGTATCCCGCCGGGAACCAATATCAGACTCATCCACGTCGCCGAGGACGTCCAGGCCTGCGGTGGCACACACGTTTCCCGCACCGGCGACATCGGCGTGATCAAAATCCTGAACGCCGAACGGGTTCAGGACGGCGTCGAACGCCTGGTCTTCGCCGCCGGCGACGCCGCCATCGAGGCCACCCAGCGAACCGAAGACGCACTGTACGAGGCGGCCGACGCCCTCGACGTCTCGCCCGAGGACGTCCCCGACACTGCCGAACGCTTCTTCGAGGAGTGGAAAGCTCGCGGCAAAGAAATCGAGGCGTTGAAAGAACAACTCGCGTCCGCTCGAGCCAGCGGCGGGGCGGGCGGGGAGGAGGTCGAGGTCGGCGAGACGACGGCGATCATCCAGCGCATCGACGCGGACATGGACGAACTCCGGGCGACGGCCAACGCGCTCGCCGACGAGGGCCAGATCGCCGTCATCGGCTCCGGGGCGAGTGGCGCGCAGTTCGTCGTTGCCGTACCGGATGGTGCCGAGGTGAACGCCGGCGAGGTCGTCGGCGAACTCGCCTCGAGAGTGGGCGGCGGCGGCGGCGGCCCACCGGACTTCGCCCAGGGCGGTGGGCCAGATGTGGACCAACTCGACGACGCGCTCGAGGCAGCACCTGACATCTTGCGACAGGTCCTCGACGCCTAACGTTCGACGCCGGACCGCCTTCGTCACCGTTTCTCAGATATTTGCGTCACTCGAGAGACGCCGATAGCATCATATATCATGTTATGGTATGACATGGTGCCTGTCACTGGGTAGGGGTACCTGCGACGGGCCACCCGGGCGACGTCACACCGTCCGGACCGCGAATCTCGGTTTCGACCTCCCCGCTTTTTCGGTGTTCCCTCCGCTTCGATACTCCGCCCTCCTTCACTCGAGTCCAGACACTCACTCGAGTCCAAGCACTCGTTTCGTCGCCCGCTCGACTCCCTCGAGGTCGGCCTCCGGGGCGTAGACGCCGAGTCGCCACTGGGCCCGCTGGGCGGCTTGCAACCCCTGTACGAGGGGCGATTGCTCGTGGAGGCGGCGAACCGTCCCCGAAACGACCACTCGCGTATCGGTTTCGGGCATGCTCGGTCGACCCGGACAGTCGACGATGACCGACCGGGCGGGGACGTCGGCAGCCTCGGCGATTTCTCCTTCGAACGCCCGAATCGCCTCGTCGTCGGCCTCGAGGACGGCATCGGGAACGGCCTCGATCTCCGCCCAGACGGCGCGTTTGTACAGGCGTCGTTCGGCGAGTCGCGTAGCCGTTTCGCTCGTTTGCTCACACGCCTGCAGGGACGTGAGCAACTCGGCGTCGGTCATCCGGGCGAATCGCTCAGGCGTGATGTCGGTCGAATCGAGCAATCGCTCGGCGCTACGCTCGAGCATCGACCCCGCGATACGGGAGACGTGGTGGCGATACACCGTCGCGTTCATCAGGGCTCGAGCCACGAGCAGGCTCTCGGCCGTCGCGACGTTGCCCTCCTCGAGTGCGAGGGTGCCGTCGACGAACTTGAGCACCCGAAGCAGGCGACCGGGGTCGACCGTGCCGTAGGGGACGCCAGTGTGGTGAGCGTCCCGCAGCAGGTAATCCATGCGGTCGACGTCGAGGTCGCCCGAGACGAGCTGGCCGAGTTTTCCTCGTCCGGCGATCAGGTCCGCGACCACGTCCGGGGCCAGGCCGTGGGACTCGAGGACGCCCGCGATGTCGGTCGTCTCGAGCAACTCGTGCACGTCGTCGTGGTGACGATCGAGCCGGCGCTCGATGATCCGTTCGGTCTGGTGGCCGTAGGGGCCGTGGCCGACGTCGTGGAGGAGGGCTGCGGCCCGAACGGCGTCGGCGCGTGCGCCGTCGATTCCCAGCTGGGTGAGTGCCTCTCGAGCCAGGTGATAGACGCCGAGGCTGTGTTCGAATCGGGTGTGACTCGCCGACGGATAGACCAGCCGCACCGTCGAGAGCTGTTTGACGTGTCTGAGCCGTTGCATCGCCGCGGTGTCGAGGAGGTCCCGGGCGACGCCGTCGACTTCGACGTAGTCGTGAACGGCGTCTTTGATCGCGTGCATAGCTCCTCTCGTGGCGGCGGTGACAAAATCCCAGCGAATGGGTAGTCAGGGGAGAGTGCTGGCCGCTCGAGCGTGGCTGACTGCCCCGCTCGAGGACCCGATAAAAATCCGCTTGCGGAACCGCGACGACTTTCGGCCCGACACCGGGCTGTGTCCGGGAATCTCTCTCGCCATGGAATCAGTGGTTCCACGGAAGCGAAATTAGCGAACGAGATAACGCAACTGAGTATTTATTTATCGAGGGCTGAAATCTCGCCCCAATGAGTGTCATCCAAACACGCAATCTCAGCCGTCGGTTCGGCGAGGTCGCCGCCGTCGACGGCCTCGACCTCGAGGTACAACGGGGTGAAGTCTACGGCTTTCTCGGCCCGAACGGCGCGGGCAAATCGACGACGATCAACATGCTGCTCGGGTTCGTTCCACCGACTGCTGGTTCGGGGACCATCCTCGACGCCGATATGGAAACGGAGTCACTGCAGATTCGCCAGCGAACGGGTGTTCTGCCGGAAGACTTCGGCGTCTACGACCGGCTCACGGCCCGAAAGCACGTCGAGTTCGCCGTCGACACGAAACAGGCGGCCGACGACCCCGAGGCCCTGCTCGAGCGAGTGGGCCTCGGCGACGCTATCGACCGCAAAGCGGGGGGCTTTTCGACCGGAATGACCCAGCGACTGGCGCTCGCGATGGCACTCGCGGGCGAGCCCGAACTGCTCATCCTGGACGAGCCCTCGAGTGGCCTCGACCCGAACGGGGCCAGAGAGATGCGTCAGATCGTAACCGAGGAAGTCGACCGCGGCGCGACGGTCTTTTTCTCGAGTCACAGCATGGAGCAGGTCGAGGCTATCTGCGACCGGGTCGGCATCATGCGCGAGGGCCGACTCGTCGCCGAGGACACTATCGATGGCCTGAAATCGGGCTTCAGCTCACCCTCCAAGCTGCGTGTCGGCGTAGACTCGGTGCCGGACGGCGTGCTCGAACGCCTCCGTGGACTCGAGTCGGTCATCGACGCCCGGACGGATAGTCGGTTTATCTACCTCGAACTCGAGGAGGAGGCACCGAAAGCGCCGGTGTTCTCGACCATCGAGGACCAGGGCGTGACCATCGGCGAAATCGGGACGAAGACGGCCTCGCTCGAGGACCTGTTCGCGTCGATTACGACCGGCGACCGCAGTGCTGGGAATCCCGTGGAGGTACGCCAATGACCTGGCTCCACGTCGCCCGGAAGGACTTCCAGGATGCCGGGCGTTCGCGGTTGCTATGGGTGTTGACCGGACTGTTAGTCCTGTTGATCGCGGGCCTGTCGGCGATTCCCTACGTCCTCGCGAGTGATGGCCGCCCCGCGTTCGAAAGCGGCCTCCTCTTTTTGTACTCACCGATCGGGTTTCTGATCCCGATCGTCGGTCTCATCGTGGGCTATCGGGCAATCGTCGGCGAGCGAGAATCTGGTACCATCCGTTTCCTGCTCGGCCTCCCGAACACTCGGCGTGACGTCATGCTGGGAAAACTCGTGGGGAGGACGGCAGTCGTGGCGGTCCCGACCGTGATCGGCTTCGCGGTCGGCGGCGTCGTCCTCGCACTCTTATACGAGGGGTTCGCGGCCGGTGCGTATCTCGGCCTCTTCGCGTTCACCGTGGTGATGGGGCTGGTGTACGTCGCCATCGCCCTCGGCATCTCCGCCAGCGTCGATAGCCGAGCCAAAGCACTGGCCGTGGTCGCCACCCTCTACGTCGTCGTCGATATCGCCTGGAGTTTCGTCCCCATGTCGATCTACTGGGTGCTCGAGCGCAGTTTCCCCGGGTTCGAGAACCTCCCGGCCTGGTACCTGTTTCTCGAGCGACTCAGTCCCGGCCAGGCGCTGTCGGCGATTTCGCTCACGCTCGTCGATTTCGTGGGCGCAGAGGACATCGACGTGACGGCGGCCGGCCGGGTCGCCGGCGAGGTGCCTTTTTACCTCGAGAACTGGTTCGCCTGGGTGATCGTGCTGGCCTGGATTATCGTGCCCCTTGGTGTGGGCTACCTTCGGTTCCGGGACGCGACGCTCAACTGAGCAGGGGGAGTCCAGGCCACAGCAACTCCCACCGAGGCCAGACTCGAGATCGAAATACCCGTCACTCAGCACGTGCTATCGCTCTCTATGCCAACCGTCTCCAATCGCGGGGCCTCGATCTACTATGCGACCGATGGCGACGCCGAAGGTCCGCCCGTCGTATTCGTTGCCGATGCCGGGCTAGGTGGCTGGTCCTGGGGGTGGCAACACGCCGCGCTCGCCGGCCCGTTCGAAACCGTCGTCTGGGACCTGCGGGGAACCGGTCGGTCCACCGCTCCAGCGGGCCCATACGACCTCGAGACACTGGTTTCGGACCTCGAGGCAGTCTGTCGGGCGGCGGGGTACCGACGCGTTCACCTCGTGGGGCTCGGACTGGGCGGGGCAATCGCCCTCGAGGCAGCCCATCGGACCGGACGCGTCGAAACGCTCTCCCTGGTGGGGACGGCCGCCCACGGCGACGCGTTCGACCTCGACTCGCTGCTCGTGCCGGTCGATGACGATGGCGACGACGAGACGACGGCCGCACTCGCGGACTCCCTCGAGTACGGTCTCTCGGAACCGTTCCGTACCGACCATCCCGACGTGGTCGAGGGCATCGTTGACTGGCGACTCGAGGGTGATGCCGGTAAAACGGGCCTGCAGGGCCAACTCGGCGCGCTCGAGACGTTCGACGTTCGCGACAGGCTGTTCGAGATCACCCAGCCCGCGCTCGTGTTTCACGGCACGGCAGACGAACTGGTGTCGCCAGCGGCCGGGAAAACCCTCGCCGGTGGCTTGCCACGCGGGGAGTTCGTTCCCCTCGAGGGGGCCGGCCACCTCGCAACCATCGAACGGTCGCGTGTGGTCAACGACCGACTGTTCGATTTCCTCGAGTACGAGGAATAATGTGTCAGTACGCTCGAGGGAAGGCCCACCATATTGATGTTCTCTGCGCCCCTGTACCACGGTACGCGGGGGATGGGGGGCGTCTGTCGTTGCCATATGATAGACGGCCGTCACTGCGATACCACCACCAACCACCACATATCGTATCCCCGCGTGCATTCAACTCCCGTGAGCGATGGCTCGAGCGACCCGTCGGTCCTCGACTGTCGTTTCAGTACCCCGCCACACGTTCTGGCGTGACGAACCACTCCGTACCCTTCCAACCGTCGACGGACGCGTGAAACCGGACAACAGCAATCGGTTTCACGCATTCGTTCAGGTTTGGGAAGCCACTCAGATCGTCCAGCGGTCGGAGTACGCCGTCCCACAGCGACACTGGGCGTAGGCGTGGATGACGTCGCCGTCGGCGTAAATCCCGCCCACCTCCTCGTTTTGTGCTTCGGCGAACGCGAAAATGAACTGGACGCCGTGTTCGTCGTCTTCTTCGGTCACTTCATCGTCTGCCGGCGGTTCCTCCGGGCAGGTGCCACCCGTCAGATCGCCGTCGATGATACCCTCGTGTTCCATCGCAGAGCGAGCGAATCCCATCGCGTCGGTGCCCGTCGCGGCTTTGAACGCGTTGCGCCCACGCTCGCCATCGACGACGATCACGACGCCATCGTCGACGGCCTCGCCGTACCCTGCGAGGCGGTCGTCGTCCACGTAGTCGGTTGCCAGAAAGAGCGCGACGTCCTCGAGTCGCTCGCCGGCGAGAAACGCCTCGCGGGCTGGGGTGGTCGTCTCGGTCATACCCCGGATTCGGTGGCGCGAAGGAAAAAAGACGCGAACTTGGTGCTTGGCACGATGAATTTCACTGGTCGAACGCCTCGAGTTTCCGAACGAGTTTCGTGTACAGATCCGGCGCACAGTACCAGCCAGCCTCGATCATCGAATCGATCGTATCTCGTGCTTCGGAGACGGTGATGTGGCCCCGTTTGGCACACAGGAGGACGATGTAGGCTGTTCCTCGAGTCTCGATACCCTCGACCGTTGCGGTCGTTCGGCCATAGGCTTCGTCCATCACCGCAATCGCATCGCGTGAGCCAGCACATTCGAGGACTGCCACATCGGCGTCGCTCAGGTTTGGGTTCTGTTGTAACCGGCTCTCCAACGGCGAATTATCAGCTGTGATGACCTCGAAAAGCCCGGACTCGATGCACTGCTGGATGCGGCGTGCATCGGTATATCCTGCTTCGAGACCGGTGGTGACGACCTCCGTGTGAATTTCCTGGGGAACGTAGCACTGCCCCTCGAGATTCGCGACCAGATGGAGTTGTGCAGCCTTCGCCAGATAAACCAGCGGCGTCGCGTCGAAAACCCACATTCACAGTTCCTCGAGATCGGCTTCGAGATGGTCGCCGGACACCCACGTACTGTCGTGATCGGCGACGAGTTGAGCAAACTCCCAGACCGACACCCCCGCGAGTTGAGCGGCCTTCGTGAACGTAATCTCCCCTGCAGCGAGGCGTTCGAGGGCGTGCTCGCGACGCCACTCTTCGAGGCCTTCCGCGAGCAGCTTGCGGACGCCAGTACTTCGATCTAACCGTTCTTCCTCGAGGTAGGCCTCGAGTTCCCGCTCGAGTTCGTCCGGCACTCGCGTCGATATCGTTCCCATACTGTATACTATGTGTACAACGTATACAATCGTTTCGCTCGTTCCGGTTGTCCGTAGTTTGATCACTCGAGGTACGGCTATCGCTCACCAAAACTATCATTGACCGAAGCTGTCGCTCATAGTTGTAGAATGCGTGAATTCGACGGCGTTAGCGACTCGGCGTCGCCTGCTCGAGGTCCGTAGTCGCCAGCAGCACTTGCAGTGCATCAGTCGGCGACATATCGTCGTCGAGCTGGCTGGCGTACCAGGTGAGCATCTCGGCGAACACCTCGCGGACGTCGTTGGAATCGGTCCGGAAGTGTGCGAGTTCGCCGTCGGTTTTCAGCGTGATATCGACCCCGTGGGCCTCGGACGCAGCGGCGAGTTCTGCCGTCCCACCGGCAGCCGCCGCTGGGTCGTCATCGACTGTCTCGAGCGGACCGTCTGCGTTGGAACTCGACTCGGTGGGCGGCTGACGTGTGCGTTCGTCATCGTCCACCGCGTCGAACTGGTCCGGCATCGGAATCCGGAGCTTTTCGAGGTCCGTGCTCGAGTCCGACCGCACGACGTAGCGATTCTCATCCAACTGCGTGACGGTTTCGTTGTCTGGGGTGACCTCGAGGTCGTCAGGCGTGAGGATGCTGTCGTCGTGTGTTGGATCGGGGGTCATTACAAGACTCGAATTGGATGGTCTATTGGGGTTAGACCTCAGCGATCGTTTGTTCGTCGTCGTTGATTGTCTGGGGCATGGTCACACCGTAACTGAACTTCGCACCAGACTGATCCACGATTTCGACGAATGAACTGTCTCCGGGTTCAAGAGGTTCATCAAGGTCATTATCATCGCTGAGATCGATAATAAGTGCAACACGGTCGCCAGTCTCAGTTAAGGAATCCTGAGTGGTAGGTGTATCCCCATATCCGTCGTATTCACCTGCATCGTACGTTATGAATGTGGGTGCATCAACGGATTGGTCTGCTTCTTCGTGAACTATCGTCGTACTAGTGTTATCGCTAGTGTACTGGACTGTGACGGAGGTCATATCAATGACATCTGACCCAGCAGACTTTTTCACGATGAGTCGAAGTTCATCAAAGTCGGGTTCTGTGTCGGTATTCTGTCTCTCTGCAACAGCATGGACAACTTCGATTTGGTTCGCTACCGCCTGTTGGGTTTCTGTGCCGGTGTCGGACGCCTGACTCTGCAAGGATCCAGCCGTGTTGATCAGGACACCGGCTGCAATCGCTGCAACCAGTACCATCGCTATGAATACGATGAGGGTACCGATACCCACCTGACCGCGTTTGTCTTCATCTGTTATTGTTTCGAACATGGTTTACACCTCCACAACTTCTCTTTCTCCGAATGTTGCTGGTGAAGTTACTCCGTAAGTAAATTTAGCACCAGATTGATCGATTAGTTCGACGGTAGCACTGTCACCCTCCCCGAGCGAGTAGTCGGAGGTGAATCGGGCGTTGCCATCAGTTAGGTCAACAGAGATATTTACTCGGTCACCGGTACTTGTTAGCGACTCACCATCTTCATCACCAATGATCTGGCTAGTGGTAAATCCATTATCATGCTCAAGTCCAACCGAGATGTCAGTACTCGTGTACTGAACAGTTAGCTCAGTCAGATCGATCACATCAGAACCGGCTGATTTTTTAACAACAAAATTGAGTTGCTCAATCGATTCTCCATCGTCACTTACATCTCCTGAGGCACTCACAATTTCGATTTGGTTCGCCACCGCCTGTTGGGTCTCTGTACCTGTATCGGATGCCTGGCTCTGCAAGGAGCCAGCCGTATTGATAAGGACACCGGCTGCAATCGCTGCAACCAGCACCATCGCGATAAACACGATGAGGGTACCGATACCAACCTGACCACGTTCGTCTTCGTCTGTTATTGTTTCAAACATATTTCACACCTCCACAACATCGGTGTTGTCGGTATCCCACGTAGCTGGAATTGTAACTCCGTACGTGTACTGTGCACCAGATTGATCAACGAAGTTTATTGTCGCACTAGACCCTTGATCCAGTCCGTCATCGCCTTCGATTGCAGCGACATCAATGCGGACAACGATACGATCACTAGTTTCAGTTAGTGATTCTGCCTCATCGAGTCCGGTATCATCTGTGTCGCCAGATATAACCTCAGATGCATCTGCAGTGGCAAACGAATCTGAACCACTAAAGGCATCAAGATTGGCACTTTCATATTCCAGAGTACGATCAGCTGTTGTACTCGTGTATTGTACGGTGAGTGCAGTAATGTCTATGACATCAGACCCGGCTGACTTTTTTATAGTGAGATCTATCTCGCTAACATTATCTGTTTGAGAAGGATTTACAATCCCGACTGCATTTGTAACCTCTATTTGATTCGCCACCGCCTGTTGGGTCTCTGTACCAGTATCAGACGCCTGGCTCTGCAAGGAGCCAGCCGTATTGATAAGGACACCGGCTGCAATCGCTGCAACCAGCACCATCGCAATGAACACGATGAGGGTACCGATACCCACCTGACCGCGTTCGTCTTCGTCTGTTATTGTTTCGAACATAATTGCGTACACCCTGTGCGTCGTCTCGAGCCGCACCCTTCCAACCATGAGACTGGAAACTCGGTCGCTCGCCGGTGAGCAACGGCCGCCGATTCGACGGGCACAGCCCGTCGCTTCCTGGGGGGACGTGGCGACGGGACCGTGCGTACACGGGTGTACGATGAGTCCCGTCGAATATCGGCGTGCGGCGATTTGGTCGACATCACAGTATCTGGGGATGTACCCCAAGCGAGAAATGGTCTAGTTAGGCTATTAACCTCCGTACAGTTTCAGGACTCGACTCACGTCTCGATACGCGGGCCGAATCGCCGTCCGAACTCGAGCGCACTACTATACGGACAGTGTGCCTACTCGAGAGTGAATGAACCTCGGGCTCGGTAACCTCCGTGACGCCCTCGAGCGGTTTCTCGGGAATACGGGTGGCCGCCGCGGACGCGAACGCGAGCAACAACGGCAAGCCGCTGGTGCGGACGACGACGGCGAGGAGCCAGCCGAGGCGGAAGCCGACGAGGAGCCCGAACCTAAAACTGAAGATCGACCCGACCCGGAGGAACTCGACGACGAGGAAGTGATCGACGACCTGTATCACCGGATCGACTCCCTCGAGGAGAACCTGAATCAGAAGGACGCCCAGCTTGGCTCGATCGAGGATTCGACCCAGCACGTCTCCTCGCAGGTCGAGGAAGTCAACGATACGATTCGCCAACTGCTCGGGATTTACGACCGGCTGACTGACGACGTCAACCCGTTTACGGGCGCTGGCGAGGAAAAACACGGTTTCGGCGTCTTCGATGAAGACGAAGAACCGGAGGGATTCGGGCTGGGACAGCCAGCGTCCTCGAGCGAGGACCGATCGAATCCGTTCGAAACCGAACCCGAGGAGGAGACCGTCTCGTTCGACGACCTCAAACACATGATCGAGGACGCGGCGGCCGCGAGCGGGGTGGGCGTCGAGGAACCCGACCGCGGGCAGACCATCACCTTCGACGAGGACGACGTCGAAGACACCCACGTCGAGGTGCAGGCCACCGAGAGCGTGGACGAGCCGGACGACGTGGACGAACCGGACGAAACCGCCGACGAAGCGGATGATGAGGACGAAGGCGTCACCCTGGCCCGTCTCTCGAGCACCTACGCGAGCGATATCGTGGTCTTCGAGTGGCTGACCGAACTCGTGCGAACCGGTGGTCCCGCAGCGACCTTGCGGGCGATTTCGTACTACCACGAGATCGGCTGGATCAGCGAGGACGTCAAAGCCCACCTCGAGAGCGTGCTGAGCGGCCCGGACCTGGATATGCACGTCGAGCCCGAATCGACGCCCGACGAACTGACCGCCGAGGATCACGCTGACAGTTACACCTACATCATGAAACTGCAGGAGATCCACGAGACCAAACAGGAAGTGGCCCCCTGAGGTGGACAGATGGGATTCAGCACCAGTGGCGCCGTCGCAATCCTGTTCATCGGCCTGCTCGTGGCCGTCGGCATCGTCTATCCGACCCTCGAGACGGCCCACGACCGACGCGCAGGGGCGATCGACGAACGCGATGAGCGTGCCCTCGAGTTGCGAAACGCGGCGTTCGACCTCGAGACGAGTTACGACGCCGGTTCGGAGACGGTGTCGGTGAACGTCACCAACACGGGGACGACGACGCTTTCGGTCACTGAAACCGACCTGCTGCTCGATGGGGTGTTACAGACGGAGACAGCGACGGCTGTGAACGACGATGGGACCCGGGAACGACTGCACTCGGGCGAGGTCCTCGAGATTACCGTCGAGAACGTGGCGGAGGAACCGAATCGTGCGAAAGTCGTAACCGAACACGGGCTGGCACGGGTCAGTACCGATCTGTCGGGTGATGGCGATGGCGAGTGAATCCGTCTCGAGTCTGATCCTGTTCATCGCGGCGATGTTGCTTGCGGCCGCCATCGCGGGGACACTCGTCACGAATGTCAACGACATCAGCAACTCGATTGACACCCAGAGCAGTAACGTCCAACAGCAACTCGATACCGACATCGAGATCATCAGCGACGCGGGGAGCGACGCGGTGTACGATGACGATACCGGAAACATCACCGTACTGGTCAAGAACACGGGCCAGGAGACGCTTGCCGACGACGGAACCGGCATCGACGTGCTGGTCGATGGCTCGTTCATCTCGAGTGAGAACGTCGACATCGAGGTCGTGACCGGTGAGGTCTGGCGTCGCGGCGAGGTTGCCGAGTTCACCATCGACGAACCGCTCGAGTCGGGCGAACATCGCGTCGTCGTCGACGTCGGCGGCGACAGGGAGGTGTTCGAATTCTACGTGCCATGACTGACCACTACTCACTCGGTTTGACGGAGACTGATCGCGTCAACAACGCCTTCGGTGGCGGGCTTCCGGAGGGAAGCGTCGTTGTCATCGAAGGCGAAGACGGCGCGGGGAAGAGTGCGCTGAGCCAACGGTTTTCCTACGGGATGGCGACCGAGGGGACCTACGTCACCTACATCTCGACGGAACTCGAGTCCTGGGAGTTCGTCCAGCAGATGCACTCGCTATCGTACGACGTGGTCGACCTGTTGCTCGACGAACAGCTGTTGTTCTTACACGCGAACGTCGACACTCACTCCAGAGGGTCAGAACGGCAGTTGCTGGCGCGGTTGGCCGATGCACAGACGCTCTGGCGAGCGGACGTCGTGTTCGTCGATACGCTGTCGGCACTGTTGCGAAACGACCCGAACTTCGAGGCGGCCGACCCGGAAGACGCCGACCACGTCCTCCAGCGGTTGGTCACGTTCTTGCGCCAGGTCACCTTACAGGAGAAGACGGTCGTGTTGACTATCGACCCGACGAGCGTCGCCGACGATGCACTGCGCCCGCTGCGGAACGTCGCCGACATCTACCTGGACATCGAGACGGCAGCGGTCGGTCAGGAGATCAGACGCCAGATTCGGGTGCGTCGTTTCCAGAATATGAAAAACCCGGTCGACGACTCCATCGGCTTCAACGTCCAGCAGGGCCGTGGCCTGTCGATCGTGAGCCGGACGGTGGCCTAACATGGCGGATTTCAGCACGGCGCGACTGACGAACGAACTCGACGCCCTGGCGAGTGAACACCCACACCTGCGCGAGCACCTCGAGTGGTTCAACGAGGAGTACGGCGAGTATCCGTCGCTCATCGAGGAGCCATCCGGCGAGTGGGAATCGGACCGGCCGAACGTCCTCTATGAGGCTGAAGCGCCGATTTTCGTCCACGTTCACGGTGACGTCGGGATCGATACCACGTACTACTGCGTTGAGCCCACGCTCGAGGCAGCTGACAAAGCCCTGTACAACCGTATTCGCGGACTCATTTTGGACAAAAGCGTCACTCGGCCGGCCCCCACCGACAACGAGGAGTTCGAAGAACATCTCGACGAACTCCTGGGCGAGGTCGCCGAAGTCACGACGGGGCTAACGGGGCAATCGATTGGCAGACTGAAAGCGCTCGGTGGTGGCAAGGTGAGTCTGTCGCGCGAACAGTACGACAAACTCAGATACCAGCTGCAACGAGATATCGTCGGTCTCGGTCCCCTCGAGCCGGTGATGGTCGACACGGCAAACGAGGACATTCACGTCATCGGGCCCCACCAGTGTTACATCGACCACGGCACCTACGGAATGCTCCAGGCGACGGTCGATTTCGGTTCCTCGGAGGAGTTCGAACAGTGGCTCCGGAACATGGGTGAGCGGATGAATCACCCGGTATCCGACTCCGATCCGGTGATCGACGCCACGCTACCGGATGGCTCGCGTATCAACATCATTTACTCCGACGACGTCTCCGTACAGGGGCCGTCGCTCACGATCCGACAGGGGGAGGAAGTGCCGCTGACCATCCTCCAGATTACGAAGTGGGGGACGCTCTCGCCGGAGCTGTCGGCGTACCTCTGGCTTTGTATGGAGAACGAACAGACGGTGTTCGTCGTCGGCGAGACGGCCTCGGGGAAGACGACGACGCTCAACGCGATGCTATCGTTCATCCCGCGGGATGCCAAAATCTACACCGCAGAGGACACGGCGGAGGTCGTCCCGCCGCACAACACCTGGCAGCAGTTGTTGACGCGAGAGGGAACCGGCGACGACAACGCGGACGTGGATATGTTCGATCTGGTCGCGGCCGCGTTGCGTTCGCGGCCCGACTACATCATCGTGGGTGAGGTCCGTGGTGCGGAAGGACAGATGGCGTTTCAGGCCGCTCAGACGGGCCACCCCGTCATCCTGACGTTCCACGCGAGCGACATCGTGTCGATGATTCAGCGATTCACCGGAAACCCGATCAACGTCCCCGAGACGTTCATGGACAACTGCGATGTCGCGTTGTTCCAGAACCGGGTCAAACAGGGTGACGACATCTTACGTCGGGTGACGAGCGTCCAGGAAATCGAGGGCTACTCCGACTACGAAGGCGGTGTGGTCACCCGCGAGGCCTTTAGCTGGGATCCACGGGACGACGAGGTCGCCTTCACCGGGCGGAACAACTCCTACGTCCTCG comes from the Natronosalvus amylolyticus genome and includes:
- a CDS encoding type II/IV secretion system ATPase subunit, with the translated sequence MADFSTARLTNELDALASEHPHLREHLEWFNEEYGEYPSLIEEPSGEWESDRPNVLYEAEAPIFVHVHGDVGIDTTYYCVEPTLEAADKALYNRIRGLILDKSVTRPAPTDNEEFEEHLDELLGEVAEVTTGLTGQSIGRLKALGGGKVSLSREQYDKLRYQLQRDIVGLGPLEPVMVDTANEDIHVIGPHQCYIDHGTYGMLQATVDFGSSEEFEQWLRNMGERMNHPVSDSDPVIDATLPDGSRINIIYSDDVSVQGPSLTIRQGEEVPLTILQITKWGTLSPELSAYLWLCMENEQTVFVVGETASGKTTTLNAMLSFIPRDAKIYTAEDTAEVVPPHNTWQQLLTREGTGDDNADVDMFDLVAAALRSRPDYIIVGEVRGAEGQMAFQAAQTGHPVILTFHASDIVSMIQRFTGNPINVPETFMDNCDVALFQNRVKQGDDILRRVTSVQEIEGYSDYEGGVVTREAFSWDPRDDEVAFTGRNNSYVLEEQIATLLGYRDTRDIYNELDRRAEIIRQLIDADVLGYAETNDAISSFQRDGVQGLPIQVRGLEQFA